The following proteins are co-located in the Phaenicophaeus curvirostris isolate KB17595 chromosome 12, BPBGC_Pcur_1.0, whole genome shotgun sequence genome:
- the AQP9 gene encoding aquaporin-9 isoform X1, with product MSQKSKRSLKEKFALKNSLVKEALSEFLGTFILIALGCGCVGQAVLSRGAHGGPMTVSVGFAMAVTIAVYVSGGVSGGHVNPAVSLAMCVTGRLKWTKLPIYILAQLLGAFVGAAAVFGIYYDAFMEFSNGTLEVTGPNATAHIFATYPAPYLSFINGFADQVMSTAVLLLAIFAIFDTRNNSVPKGLEPVVVGLLIIVLTCSLGMNSGCAMNPARDLGPRLFTAIAGWGMEVFTAGNNWWWVPIVAPMLGGVLGAMIYVVFIEIHHSDTQPGEENDMYDKYELTNME from the exons ATGAGCCAGAAGAGCAAAAGGAGTTTAAAGGAGAAATTTGCCTTGAAGAACAGCTTGGTTAAAGAAGCCCTCTCAGAATTCCTGGGAACTTTTATATTAATA GCACTCGGATGTGGGTGCGTAGGACAGGCTGTCCTGAGCCGAGGAGCCCATGGGGGGCCCATGACTGTATCGGTTGGATTTGCGATGGCAGTCACCATAGCAGTGTATGTGTCAGGGGGTGTTTCTg gtggTCACGTAAACCCAGCAGTTTCATTAGCCATGTGCGTGACTGGAAGATTAAAATGGACCAAATTACCAATTTACATTCTAGCACAACTCCTGGGAGCATTTGTTGGAGCAGCGGCTGTCTTTGGGATTTATTATG ATGCTTTCATGGAATTCAGCAATGGAACACTTGAAGTCACAGGACCTAATGCAACAGCGCATATATTTGCAACATATCCAGCTCCATATCTGTCCTTCATAAATGGATTTGCAGATCAG GTGATGTCAACAGCTGTTCTTCTTCTGGCTATATTTGCTATTTTTGACACAAGAAATAACAGCGTGCCAAAGGGACTGGAGCCAGTCGTAGTAGGACTTCTTATAATTGTTCTTACTTGCTCTTTGGGAATGAACAGTGGCTGTGCCATGAATCCAGCCAGGGATCTGGGCCCAAGGCTCTTCACAGCCATTGCAGGATGGGGGATGGAAGTATTCAC GGCTGGAAATAATTGGTGGTGGGTCCCTATAGTTGCACCTATGCTGGGAGGTGTACTTGGAGCAATGATCTATGTTGTTTTTATTGAAATTCATCACTCAGATActcagccaggagaagaaaatgacaTGTACGATAAATATGAACTGACCAATATGGAGTaa
- the AQP9 gene encoding aquaporin-9 isoform X2 yields MALGCGCVGQAVLSRGAHGGPMTVSVGFAMAVTIAVYVSGGVSGGHVNPAVSLAMCVTGRLKWTKLPIYILAQLLGAFVGAAAVFGIYYDAFMEFSNGTLEVTGPNATAHIFATYPAPYLSFINGFADQVMSTAVLLLAIFAIFDTRNNSVPKGLEPVVVGLLIIVLTCSLGMNSGCAMNPARDLGPRLFTAIAGWGMEVFTAGNNWWWVPIVAPMLGGVLGAMIYVVFIEIHHSDTQPGEENDMYDKYELTNME; encoded by the exons ATG GCACTCGGATGTGGGTGCGTAGGACAGGCTGTCCTGAGCCGAGGAGCCCATGGGGGGCCCATGACTGTATCGGTTGGATTTGCGATGGCAGTCACCATAGCAGTGTATGTGTCAGGGGGTGTTTCTg gtggTCACGTAAACCCAGCAGTTTCATTAGCCATGTGCGTGACTGGAAGATTAAAATGGACCAAATTACCAATTTACATTCTAGCACAACTCCTGGGAGCATTTGTTGGAGCAGCGGCTGTCTTTGGGATTTATTATG ATGCTTTCATGGAATTCAGCAATGGAACACTTGAAGTCACAGGACCTAATGCAACAGCGCATATATTTGCAACATATCCAGCTCCATATCTGTCCTTCATAAATGGATTTGCAGATCAG GTGATGTCAACAGCTGTTCTTCTTCTGGCTATATTTGCTATTTTTGACACAAGAAATAACAGCGTGCCAAAGGGACTGGAGCCAGTCGTAGTAGGACTTCTTATAATTGTTCTTACTTGCTCTTTGGGAATGAACAGTGGCTGTGCCATGAATCCAGCCAGGGATCTGGGCCCAAGGCTCTTCACAGCCATTGCAGGATGGGGGATGGAAGTATTCAC GGCTGGAAATAATTGGTGGTGGGTCCCTATAGTTGCACCTATGCTGGGAGGTGTACTTGGAGCAATGATCTATGTTGTTTTTATTGAAATTCATCACTCAGATActcagccaggagaagaaaatgacaTGTACGATAAATATGAACTGACCAATATGGAGTaa